The DNA sequence CCCTATGTTGCCATGCTGAAGCAATGGAGTGCTGCAGATCCTGTTTCGCAGAGAGAAATCGACAGGAATAATGCTATCTATACCATTCAGAAAAACAGAAATCCATTTATTGACCATCCTGAGTGGATTGATATGATCTGGTCTGAAACTCCTGATAATGTTGCTCCCACAGCTCCCGGCTCCCTGGTTTCAACGCAGCAGAATGCTTATTTTGTGAATCTGAACTGGACAGCTTCTCCTGATACCGATGTTTTAGGATACAGAATTTATATGAATGGCTCAGCAACACCTGTAGCTGTTACAAAAGGAACTTCCATAAGCATAGACCACCTGAGCCCGTCAACAACTTATACTTTTACTGTGAAAGCTTTTGATAAAGCATATCTGGAGTCTCCATTCAGTAATACAGTTACAGCTTCAACAATTGCTTCGGATTCATATGCTCCGGATCTTATGATTACAAAATATATATCAGGGACCAATACAGATTTCATTAAGAATAACGCTCTGGAAATTGTTAATAAAACCGGACATGAGATTAATTTAAATAATTACAGAATTAATATTCAGTTTAAAAACAATTCTTCAGGAGCTATTTACAATGGGGACACCTATGAACTGGAAGGTAAAGTTGGAAATAATGAAACTTTTGTTATTTTGAATCCAAAAGCTGCTTTATCATGCTATACCAATGGTCAGGCAAGATTTGTAACGGCTTCTGATCCTATGCTGTTTGCAGGACAAAACTATGTGGAACTTGCTTATAATAAAACGGTTACTATAGATGCTGTAGGCGTAAAATATACTACCAATAATAACGGAAATGTATCTTTATATAGAAAAAATACGGTTAATCAGCCGGCAAGTACTTTTAATATCAGTCAATGGGATTCTTATCCCTCCAATTACTGTCAGGATCTTGGCGGTACATTGTCGTCTTCGGAACTGATTACTTCTGCCAATGAATTTAAAATATACCCGAATCCGGTTTACGATGATCTCTATGTAAGCGGAGCAACTGAACAGATAAAAACAGCTCGAATTATAGATCTTTCCGGAAAAGTAATTTACACAGAGAAAGATCCGTTCAGAAAGAAGAAAAGTATTTCAGTGCAGGGGATTCCGGCGGGAATTTATTTCTTGCAGCTTGACGATAAGGCCCATCAGTTTATTAAAAGATAGAGTATGAGTGGATAGCAGAAAATAGTTTCTTGCTTAAAAATAAAGTGAAAAATGTAGAGTTAAAGTAAATGTAATGATAAAAATTTCATCAGTTTTTTGCATTTTCATAAATTTAAGTTTTTCATTAAAAGCCTAAAAACCTTATGGTTACTGCATAATCGATATAAGCAGATTCACTAATAATCAATATCTATAAGTGTTTCTGCTTATATTTTTTATTTATAAGTAATTATGCTTATATTTGCAGTATGATAGCGGTCATTACCGGTGATATTATAAATTCACAGCATGCGGACACTGAAGTTTGGATTACCAGACTTAAAAATCTTCTCGAAAGATGGGGAAGCGCTCCTGGCACATGGGAAATCTACAGGGGAGATGAGTTCCAGTTCAAATGCAATATTGATGACGTTTTCTGGCGGTTTCTAGCCATAAAATCTCTTATTAAAAGTCTGGAAAATTTAGATGTAAGGATGGCCATAGGTATTGGTGAAGAAAGTTTCTCATCTGAGAAAATCACAGAATCCAATGGTACGGCCTATGTACATTCCGGAAGACTGCTTAATGACCTTAAAAATGACGGGCACACTGTTGCCATCAAAACATCCAGCGACCCTGTGGACAGGGATCTTAATATCCTGTTGAAATGGTCTTCCAAAGATTTTGACAACTGGACTATGGCTACGGCAGAGATCATTCATGAAATGATCATGAATCAGGATATTACCCAGGAAGATCTTGCTAAAAGATTTGCTATTTCACAGTCTTCTGTAAGCCAGAGGCTGAAGCGAGCCAACTATGAGCTCATCGTGGAAACCAACCAGTATTTCAGAAAGAAAATCTCAGAACTATAGGCATGATCTTTATCAAACTCATATTGGCACATCTACTCGGAGATTTTATACTTCAGCCAAATTCATGGGTTGCAGATAAGGAGAACTATAAACTAAAAAGTAAGTTTTTATACCTTCATGTTCTGATTCACACAGCATTAAGCCTTATTTTCCTTTGGGATCTGAAACTTTGGTGGGTAGCCGCTTTGGTGGGGATTACTCATTTCATTATTGATGCTGCCAAACTGACATTTCAAAATGTAAAGACTAAAAAAAGATGGTTTTTCATTGATCAGTTGCTGCATGTTCTTGTAATTATCGGAGTTTCATTTTATTTCCAGGAATTCAGCTTTGGATTTTTACAGAATCAGGAATTTTTAAAGATACTTATGGCAGCGTTGTTTTTAACGAAACCCGCATCTATTTTTATCAAAATCTTATTGTCATCATGGACACCTGCTCCGGATGGCCCAAACACTATTCAAACCGAATCTTTATCAAGTGCCGGAAAATATATCGGAATTTTAGAACGTCTGCTGGTCTTCACTTTTATCATGGTGAACCACTGGGAAGGCGTAGGTTTCATGGTGGCTGCCAAATCTGTTTTCAGGTTCAGCGACCTTGCACAGGCAAAACAGAGAAAACTTACAGAATATGTATTAATTGGTACGCTGCTGAGTTTTGGACTGGCTGTCTTAACGGGAATAATTATAAAATAAATCAATAAATCTAACTACAATTTAGAAAGTAAAATTATGAGTCAAAAGAAAGAAATGTTGTACGAGGGGAAAGCAAAACAGGTATTTGCAACCGATAATCCTGATGAAGTAGTAGTACGTTTCAAAGACGATGCTACAGCATTTAACGCTCAAAAGAAAGGTCAGGTTGATCTTAAAGGGGAAATGAACAACGCCATCACAACCCTTATTTTTGAATACTTAAATGAAAAAGGAATCAAAACTCATTTCATCAAACAATTGGACGAAAGAGAGCAGTTGGTAAGAAAAGTATCTATCATTCCTTTGGAAATGGTGGTAAGAAACTACTCTGCAGGAAGCATGGCACAAAGATTAGGAGTTGAAGAAGGAATCAAATCTCCGGTAACCATCTTCGATATTTGCTACAAAAAAGACGAATTGGGAGATCCGCTTATCAATGATCACCACGCTGTTTTCTTAGGAGCTGCTACTTACGAAGAGCTTGACGAAATGTATGAATTGACTTCGGATATCAATGAGATCCTTATCGACCTTTTTGATAAAATCAATATCATCCTTGTAGATTTCAAAATCGAATTAGGTAAAACTTCTGAAGGTGAAATTATCCTTGCTGACGAGATTTCTCCGGATACCTGCAGACTTTGGGACAAAGATACTATGAAGAAGCTTGACAAAGATAGATTCAGAAGAGACTTAGGAGAAGTTACTGAGGCTTATGTAGAAATCTATAACCGTCTTAAAAATCTTTTACAGAAATAAGCTTTCAGAGAAGGGTTATTATTCTGAAAACAATTTGTTATTTAAAACAAAAATTAAAAACTGAAGTTAACTTAGACTAATTTCTAACATCTAATATCTAACTTCTAATCATTAGAAAAAATAGAAATGAAAAGTTTAGACATTCATAAAAGTGAATATTTAAAACAGTTTGAAACCCAGACTTACGGAAGAAATCTTTTCAGAACTCAGGAAGAGGAAAGACTGGATGCTCCCAACGAAGAATGTGGGATCTTCGGATTGTATTCGGATAATGATCTGGATACTTTCTCTCTTTCACAGTTCGGGCTTTTTGCATTACAGCACAGAGGTCAGGAAGCTTGTGGTATCTCCGTTTTAAAAGACGGAAGAATCACCAATATGAAAGATGAAGGGCTGGTTTTAGATGTTTATAAAGAAATTCAGGAACCTGAAACTTTTATGGGAAATTCTGCAATTGGGCATACCCGTTATACCACTGCAGGAGATAAAAAGAAATATAATTTCCAGCCATTTTTCGCGAAAAACGAATATGACCAGATTATACTTTCTATAGCACACAACGGTAACCTTACCAATGCGAAAGAATTAAAAGAGGAATTAGAGGCGGAAGGCGTAGTTTTCAGAGCTACATCTGATTCTGAGGTAATCCTTAGACTGATCCAGAAAAACCTTGATTTAGGCCTTCGCGGAGCTATTAAAGCAACGATGGAAAAGATCGAGGGAGCTTATTCCGTGGTGGGAATGACAAGAAATAAGTTCTTTGCATTCAGAGACTTCAACGGAATCCGTCCATTAGTTTTAGGAGCTATCGATGAAAGATCTTATGTAGTAGCTTCAGAATCTGTGGCATTGGATGCTGTAGGAGCTCAATATGTACGTGATATCCTTCCTGGTGAGATCATTTATACCAATGAAAACGAACCTGGAAAACTTCATTCTTATATGATGGATGAGGCGAAAGGAAAGCAGAGAATCTGTTCTTTTGAATATATTTATTTTGCAAGACCTGACTCTACTTTAGAAAACATCAATGTATACGAAATCAGAGAAAAATCTGGGGAGAAAATCTGGGAACAGGCTCCTGTAGAGGCTGATCTGGTTATTGGAGTTCCGGATTCCGGAGTTCCTGCTGCCATTGGGTTCTCTAAAGCTTCAGGAATCCCTTTCCGTCCTGTTTTGATTAAAAACAGATATATCGGAAGAAGCTTCATTGTTCCTACACAGGAAATGAGAGAAAGGGTAGTGAACCTTAAACTGAACCCGATCATCTCTGAGATGAAGGATAAAAGAGTAGTGATCATTGATGATTCTATCGTTCGAGGGACAACATCTAAGAGACTTGTTAAAATTCTAAAAGATGCAGGAGTAAAGGAAATCCACTTTAGAAGTGTTTCTCCCCCAATCATTGCACCATGTTATCTGGGAATTGATACTCCGTCTAAAGATGATCTGATCTCTGCCAACATGACGACAGAAGAACTTAAAAATTATTTAGGAGTAGATTCCCTGGAGTTTTTAAGCATAGATAACCTGAAAACCATTTTAGGGTCTGCCAATCACTGTTTCGGATGCTTTACAGAAGAATATCCTGTAGGAAAAGGAGAAGAGGTAGATTTATTCAATTAATCTCTTTATTAAAATCATAAAAAACAAAAGAGCCGGGTATAACCTGGCTCTTTTTTCTTATAAATGTAGCAGAAGCTTAATATTCCTGTATCATACAATATACAATAGAGTTTTAATTTTGTCTGATTAAAACTTAGGATATGAAAAACGCATTTTTCACGGGTATTTTTCTGGTATTTACCCAGTTTTACGCTTCACAATCTTTCGATAAACAGGCACATCGTGGAGGGAAATCTCTTTACCCGGAAAATACCATCCCGGCAATGAAAAATGCTTTAAAAATGAATATAACGACCCTGGAAATGGATCTGGCTATCACAAAGGACAAAAAGGTTATTCTTTCCCATGATGCTTTCCTTTCGCCAGAATTGGTTACCAAGCCGGATGGAACCTACATTCCAAAAGACTCAGGTTTTTATTATAAAATCTATGAAATGTCTTACGCAAAGATTAAGACATTTGATGTAGGTTTAAAAAAACTGAGCAATTATCCTGATCAAACGAAAATGAAGGCTCAAAAACCTTTGTTTTCAGATGTAATAGATGCATGTGAAGCCTATGCCCGTGAGTTAAAAAGACCATTACCTTTTTATAATATAGAAACAAAGACACGTCCTTTCTCTGATAACATATTTCATCCTGAGCCCAAAGAATTTGTAGATCTGATGATGAAGATTATTATAGAGAAAAAGATTCAGGACAGATTGATTATCCAGTCTTTTGATCCCAGAACACTGGAAATCCTTCATAAAAAATATCCTAAAATAATGACCGCTCTTCTGGTTGAAAAAGTAGATGATAAAAAGCTGGCTCAGCAACAGTCTTATTTTAAAAACATTCCTGTTGAGAAATTCAAAATGTATCCCGATCATTTGAGCGGAGTAGCAGGAGATATGAAATTTTTGAGTTTTACCCCTGACATTTACAGTCCCGAACATAATCTTGTAACACCACAATTAATACAGGAATGTCACGCATTAGGAATGAAAGTGATCCCATGGACCGTAAATACAAAAGAAAGATTGAAGGAATTAAAGGATATGGGAATAGACGGAGTAATCAGCGATGATCCCAGAATATATATTTGAATAGATTCTTTTTAAATATAAATAGCCGGAAGAAAAATCTTCCGACTATTTTATGCGTGCAGGTTAATGCACTTAGGTTAAAAAATTGGTTTTTAATTAGAACTTATAGTTCAAACCTAACTGAAATACTCTGTTGTTGTTTTCAGCAGCAGGTCTGCTCTTATCAATTTTAGTTAAGCTGTTTACGTATCTTGCACTTACACCAATGTTGGAAGTGATATCATACCCTAAACCAAGACCCAATCCGAAATTGAATTTGTTGATCATATCTTTGTCGATATCCTGAGAGTTTGAACTTGCAGTAGTTGTAGTAATACCTCCTGTAGTACTTGCTACAGTAGATTCTGATTTGTTTTTACCATTAAGGAAATAACTGAATTCTGGTCCTGCTTCAATATAAAACTTATCGATAGGTCTCATTTGAACCATTAATGGAACTGAAATGTAGTTCATTTGCACTCTGCTCTGTACTTTAGTCTTTACGTTTGTAACGCCATTGTCAGTTTCTGTAGAATACATTACATCTTTAGCCCCCATTTGGTTGAATAATACCTCTGGTTGGAAACTGAATTGTTTTGAAATTGGAATATTAACGAATGCACCTGCATGGAAACCTAGTTGCTGAGTATTGATCCCAAATTTCTGCTGACTGAAGTAAGAAGAGTTTCCCCCTGCTTTAATCCCGAATCTAACGGGTTGAACATCGTTTTTTAGTGGTGATGCATTTACTGTTTTTGTTTCTGTCTCTTGAGCGAAAGCTAATGTACCAGCAGTTAATGCTAATCCTAAAAATAACTTCTTCATAATTTTATTTTTTTAATTTTACTATTTGTGTGTCGGATGATTTCTCAATCAGACTCCAATTATTTTGCAAATTGCTTGCCAAAGTTGAAAAATGCCTGTTTAAAGGGGTTTTGGAGAGGTTTTTCAGAAAGTTTTTTTTAATCATTTATCCCTTTTTAATGAATAAATGTATTCCAAACGGACTATTTTATGAAAAGAGTTGAAGAGTTAAAAAAAATTACTGTAGATAATTGAAATGATAAAAAATTTAAAAGCAGAAGCTGTTTTATAAATAAAATAGAGTAGTAAAACCATTCCAGAACCTGAAATTAAAAATCAGACCATTATAAATCTGGTATCGTTTTGAAAATAATAAATATCCCCATTTAAAGTTTTATTTTTTATTTATGGTGAGAAAACATCTGCCATAAAGGGAGGAGTGTTAAAAATCATACAATAAGCGAAAAAGTCAGGCTTAAACTAATAAACCTGACTTTTTCTATTGAAATCAAAATGTATCTAATTATTGAACAAAATACATACCTGTATGCTGCCTTGCATTCTAGTGTTAACCAACTCAATGCTGTTCCCGTTAAAAGTTTATAATGGTAATAGTTACGTTTGAGTATTAAAATTCAATTGATTGATCAACTGAACCAATACCTGTTTCATTGTAAAAACGGAATCATACGTTGGATTTCCGGAATAGAGTACAATCATTACTCAATACGCAAATTTCTTGCCAAAAAACATCTGCCAAATAAAAAACCCGGATTAAATATAATCCGGGTTTGTATTGATTAAAAATTGTTAATCTTGTTTCTTAGAATTTATAAGCTAAACCTACCTGGAATACTCCGTTTCTAGAAGCATCACCAGGATTATTTTTAGGAACATCAGATAATCCTGCGGTATATCTTAAATTCACTCCAATATTTTGTGTGAAATAATATCCAGCTCCAAGACCAATTCCGAAATCAAAAGTTTTCAAATTATCTTTAACATCTACAGATGAACCATTAGCTTTTCCTTTAGCGCTGATAAGGAACCCGAATTGAGGACCTGCTTCTACATATAGATTAGGAATCAGATTGTACTGCAACATTACCGGTACTGCGATATAATCCGTATTTAGTTTTACATTGCTGTTAGACTTAGCTTTACCACCCATCCCACTATATAATACTTCCGGTTGTACAGAGAAATCCTGTGCTACTGGAATGTTTGCAAAAACACCACCGTAGAATCCAGCTTTTGAATTCAAATCACTGTTCGAAATAGTAGAGATATTAAGACCTGCTTTTACACCAAATCTAACTGGAGAAGATGAAGCTGTTGAAGTCTTTTGAGCGAAAGTGAAAGTACCTGCTACCAGGGCAAGACCTAAAAGAATTTTTTTCATAAGTTTTATATTTTAATAGTTATTAAGTTTTATTTAACATTTCATTAAGAATCAAACTGCGTGCCAAAGTTAAAACATATTGTAAATCCAGTGTTTATACTATAAATTGAGGGAAGTATATCTTTAATTTTTACATGAAAAAGCCGGATTAAAATTAATCCGGCTCCACTTTAATTATAAAAACTTAACAAGAAAAGCTAAATAAGCTTTAGAATTTGTAATTTACACCAATCTGGAATACACCATTCTTCACAGATCCAGTTCTGTCATATCCATACAGATATCTGTGACTTTTATTTACAATATCAGAGAATCCTGCAGTATATCTTACGTTCACACCAATGTTTTTGGTGATATCATAACCTGCTCCCAATCCGATTCCGAAATCAAAACCTCTGGTTGCATCTTTAAGGCGTAAACTCCCTACATCATCTTTTAATCTGGCATCCATTAAGAAGCTAAATTGTGGTCCGGCTTCTACATAAAGATTAGGCAATACTTTATATTGAAACATTACGGGAATGGAAATATATTCTACTTCAAGTTTTGCATTACTGTCTCCTTTCTGTTTAGCTCCGGCATTACTGTATAATACTTCAGGCTGAACCGAGAAATCCTTAGCGACAGGAATATTCATAAAAACACCACCATAAAATCCAGCTTTTGAATTCATATCCATATTGGAAAGATTGGAAACATTAAGTCCTGCTTTCAAACCGAATTTGATTTTAGAAGAAGATGTGGATGGAGGAGTAGCATCAGTTGAAGAGTTCTGAGCAAAAACAAAAGTACCTGCGATAAGGGCCAGGCCTAGAAAAATCTTTTTCATAGATTAGTTTTAATTTAAGTTGTTTAACGCTCGGAAATCAACAAACAATATGCCGTGAACGCCCTTCAATAAAGACTTTATATATCTTTAACAGATTGAAAAATCAACTTTTTGGGATATATACATGATGGTTTATCAAAGGATCAATGCGTTACCATAAAAAAAGACCAGATTAAAAATTAATCTGATCTTTTCTATTGAATATAAAATTTGTTAGTGAATGTGTAAGCTTATTTGAATTTATAAGCTAATCCTACCTGGAATACGTTGTTTCTTACTGCATCAGAACCGCTAGGTCTGTTTTTTGCGATATCTGTTAAACCTGCAACATATCTTGCTGTAAGTCCAAGGTTCGGAGTGAAATAATATCCTGCACCAAGACCAATACCAAAGTTGAATGTATTGAAGTTGTCTTTGTAGTTGTCTGATGTAGTAGAGTTTCCGTTAGACTCATTTTTTAATTTGTTTTTAGCACTTACCATGAAACCGAATTCTGGTCCTGCCTCAACATATAAATCAGGGATTAAGTTATATTGGAACATTACCGGTACAGTAATATAATCTAACTTGGTAGAAGCTGAATATTTTGTTCCAAGTGTAGTAAAGTCTGATTTATTACCATATTGTGAATATAATACCTCAGGCTGAACACTGAATGAAGATGCTAACGGAATGTTGGCAAATACACCTGCATTGAATCCTATTTTAGATTTCTGATCATCAAGACCACTGTCTTTTGAAAGTGAAGATACGTTCATTCCCCCTTTTACCCCAAATGCTACTGGATTAGAAGATGTGTTACCTGTCTGTTGAGCGAATGCGAATGTTCCTGCAGTTAACGCTAATCCTAAAATTAACTTTTTCATAACTTTAATTTTTTTAATTTTACTCTTTCTTAATTTTAAATTTTACTACTGTTCAGCATTTTCAGTTGAACGCAGAGTATCTTTCAAATTGCTTGCCAAAAATATTTTTTATGATTAAAATCAATAAAAATACCACTTAGACAGCAAGTGGCATTGAAAATATATAATTGATTTGCAGTTTATTACGTATTTAAATAAACATTTGTTTAGAAGAGGTCTAAATTGACAATTTTGTTAAAAATAACCTTTCAAACCAGGTTTATCTTTCCAAAAAAACGTTAAGCATTATTCAATTTTCTATAAAAAGACAGCGATTCAAGGATATTTTCCTGGCTGCACTGATGGTCATAGGTACAAGAACCTATTCCAGAAAGTAATGAAAAGTTGATTTTACTGTCTGTATTCTTTTTATCATTCAGTAATAATGCAGTGATATCTTCATCCTTAAAATCACTGATATCAAGGTAAGGATAGTATCTCTGAACATTTTCGATGACCGTATCTGCATCTGTTTCAGAAATAAGATTTTCGAGATATGCCAGATGAGCTTCTGCAATCATTCCCATGGCAACCGCCTCCCCGTGAAGGATAGGATTTCCTTGTTGTAAGCATAAACTTTCTACAGCGTGCCCTATTGTATGCCCGAAGTTCAATGTTTTTCTGATATTCTGTTCGTGGAAATCTTTATCTACAACGTCCTGCTTGATATTCATAGAAGTCTGAATATGTGGAATTACTGTCTCAACCTCCAGTTTACGAACCTGAATCAGCTGATCCCAATGATTTTTATCAGCTATTAATCCGTGTTTCAGCATTTCAGCGAACCCACTTCTCAATTCTTTAAATGGCAATGTTTCAAGGAATTTAGGGAAAATAAAGATCTGTTCCGGGAAAGCAAAAGTTCCCACCATATTTTTATAATGCATCAGATCAATACCCGTTTTTCCTCCTATGGAAGCATCACACATGGATAAAAGGGTAGTAGGGATATTGATGAACTGTATTCCTCTTTTGTAAGTAGATGCCACAAATCCGCCCATGTCAGTAATCACGCCGCCACCAAGATTGATAACCAATGCTTTTCTGTCCGCCTGCATTTCCGTAAGAATTTCCCAAAGCTGATTGGCAGTCTGGATATTTTTCATTTCTTCTCCGGCTTCAATCTCTAAAATTTCAAAGCCAAGGTCTGTTTCCATATTTCCTAAAAGAATAGGAAGACAGTATTCATGAGTATTTTCATCAACAAGAATGAAAATTTTACTGAAAGTTTTTTCATGAAGAAACTCATTAAGCTGAGAAAAATTATCGTTTAATATTGTTATCATCTTCTAATATTTGTAAAGTTAAAATGTAAACTATAGTGCAAAGTTATGATTCTTAATTTTTAACTCGTAACTA is a window from the Chryseobacterium indologenes genome containing:
- the purC gene encoding phosphoribosylaminoimidazolesuccinocarboxamide synthase; the encoded protein is MSQKKEMLYEGKAKQVFATDNPDEVVVRFKDDATAFNAQKKGQVDLKGEMNNAITTLIFEYLNEKGIKTHFIKQLDEREQLVRKVSIIPLEMVVRNYSAGSMAQRLGVEEGIKSPVTIFDICYKKDELGDPLINDHHAVFLGAATYEELDEMYELTSDINEILIDLFDKINIILVDFKIELGKTSEGEIILADEISPDTCRLWDKDTMKKLDKDRFRRDLGEVTEAYVEIYNRLKNLLQK
- the aroB gene encoding 3-dehydroquinate synthase, with protein sequence MITILNDNFSQLNEFLHEKTFSKIFILVDENTHEYCLPILLGNMETDLGFEILEIEAGEEMKNIQTANQLWEILTEMQADRKALVINLGGGVITDMGGFVASTYKRGIQFINIPTTLLSMCDASIGGKTGIDLMHYKNMVGTFAFPEQIFIFPKFLETLPFKELRSGFAEMLKHGLIADKNHWDQLIQVRKLEVETVIPHIQTSMNIKQDVVDKDFHEQNIRKTLNFGHTIGHAVESLCLQQGNPILHGEAVAMGMIAEAHLAYLENLISETDADTVIENVQRYYPYLDISDFKDEDITALLLNDKKNTDSKINFSLLSGIGSCTYDHQCSQENILESLSFYRKLNNA
- a CDS encoding glycerophosphodiester phosphodiesterase family protein; translated protein: MKNAFFTGIFLVFTQFYASQSFDKQAHRGGKSLYPENTIPAMKNALKMNITTLEMDLAITKDKKVILSHDAFLSPELVTKPDGTYIPKDSGFYYKIYEMSYAKIKTFDVGLKKLSNYPDQTKMKAQKPLFSDVIDACEAYARELKRPLPFYNIETKTRPFSDNIFHPEPKEFVDLMMKIIIEKKIQDRLIIQSFDPRTLEILHKKYPKIMTALLVEKVDDKKLAQQQSYFKNIPVEKFKMYPDHLSGVAGDMKFLSFTPDIYSPEHNLVTPQLIQECHALGMKVIPWTVNTKERLKELKDMGIDGVISDDPRIYI
- the purF gene encoding amidophosphoribosyltransferase, which encodes MKSLDIHKSEYLKQFETQTYGRNLFRTQEEERLDAPNEECGIFGLYSDNDLDTFSLSQFGLFALQHRGQEACGISVLKDGRITNMKDEGLVLDVYKEIQEPETFMGNSAIGHTRYTTAGDKKKYNFQPFFAKNEYDQIILSIAHNGNLTNAKELKEELEAEGVVFRATSDSEVILRLIQKNLDLGLRGAIKATMEKIEGAYSVVGMTRNKFFAFRDFNGIRPLVLGAIDERSYVVASESVALDAVGAQYVRDILPGEIIYTNENEPGKLHSYMMDEAKGKQRICSFEYIYFARPDSTLENINVYEIREKSGEKIWEQAPVEADLVIGVPDSGVPAAIGFSKASGIPFRPVLIKNRYIGRSFIVPTQEMRERVVNLKLNPIISEMKDKRVVIIDDSIVRGTTSKRLVKILKDAGVKEIHFRSVSPPIIAPCYLGIDTPSKDDLISANMTTEELKNYLGVDSLEFLSIDNLKTILGSANHCFGCFTEEYPVGKGEEVDLFN
- a CDS encoding porin family protein, which translates into the protein MKKLILGLALTAGTFAFAQQTGNTSSNPVAFGVKGGMNVSSLSKDSGLDDQKSKIGFNAGVFANIPLASSFSVQPEVLYSQYGNKSDFTTLGTKYSASTKLDYITVPVMFQYNLIPDLYVEAGPEFGFMVSAKNKLKNESNGNSTTSDNYKDNFNTFNFGIGLGAGYYFTPNLGLTARYVAGLTDIAKNRPSGSDAVRNNVFQVGLAYKFK
- a CDS encoding porin family protein, whose product is MKKIFLGLALIAGTFVFAQNSSTDATPPSTSSSKIKFGLKAGLNVSNLSNMDMNSKAGFYGGVFMNIPVAKDFSVQPEVLYSNAGAKQKGDSNAKLEVEYISIPVMFQYKVLPNLYVEAGPQFSFLMDARLKDDVGSLRLKDATRGFDFGIGLGAGYDITKNIGVNVRYTAGFSDIVNKSHRYLYGYDRTGSVKNGVFQIGVNYKF
- a CDS encoding porin family protein, with the translated sequence MKKILLGLALVAGTFTFAQKTSTASSSPVRFGVKAGLNISTISNSDLNSKAGFYGGVFANIPVAQDFSVQPEVLYSGMGGKAKSNSNVKLNTDYIAVPVMLQYNLIPNLYVEAGPQFGFLISAKGKANGSSVDVKDNLKTFDFGIGLGAGYYFTQNIGVNLRYTAGLSDVPKNNPGDASRNGVFQVGLAYKF
- a CDS encoding endonuclease, with amino-acid sequence MKKILLPIILISSYISAQAPAGYYDGTAGLTGYALKSKLHDIISYKMINWHYDDLKILYNQTDLDKYYDHDASNTQYMLDIYSEIPAGPDAYEYKSDQLIAGASGEGLGYNREHMMPQSTFSTSSSVSDYPMYSDLNFIIPVDAYINQRRNNYPYGIGNSTNHYIFSNTSRMSNAAIPNYPYTGRVYEPINEFKGDIARTLLYFAVRYEGKLGSFNTAYTTSANLTPATDQCPLDGTEERAVDLPYVAMLKQWSAADPVSQREIDRNNAIYTIQKNRNPFIDHPEWIDMIWSETPDNVAPTAPGSLVSTQQNAYFVNLNWTASPDTDVLGYRIYMNGSATPVAVTKGTSISIDHLSPSTTYTFTVKAFDKAYLESPFSNTVTASTIASDSYAPDLMITKYISGTNTDFIKNNALEIVNKTGHEINLNNYRINIQFKNNSSGAIYNGDTYELEGKVGNNETFVILNPKAALSCYTNGQARFVTASDPMLFAGQNYVELAYNKTVTIDAVGVKYTTNNNGNVSLYRKNTVNQPASTFNISQWDSYPSNYCQDLGGTLSSSELITSANEFKIYPNPVYDDLYVSGATEQIKTARIIDLSGKVIYTEKDPFRKKKSISVQGIPAGIYFLQLDDKAHQFIKR
- a CDS encoding porin family protein, which gives rise to MKKLFLGLALTAGTLAFAQETETKTVNASPLKNDVQPVRFGIKAGGNSSYFSQQKFGINTQQLGFHAGAFVNIPISKQFSFQPEVLFNQMGAKDVMYSTETDNGVTNVKTKVQSRVQMNYISVPLMVQMRPIDKFYIEAGPEFSYFLNGKNKSESTVASTTGGITTTTASSNSQDIDKDMINKFNFGLGLGLGYDITSNIGVSARYVNSLTKIDKSRPAAENNNRVFQLGLNYKF
- a CDS encoding DUF3307 domain-containing protein, with product MIFIKLILAHLLGDFILQPNSWVADKENYKLKSKFLYLHVLIHTALSLIFLWDLKLWWVAALVGITHFIIDAAKLTFQNVKTKKRWFFIDQLLHVLVIIGVSFYFQEFSFGFLQNQEFLKILMAALFLTKPASIFIKILLSSWTPAPDGPNTIQTESLSSAGKYIGILERLLVFTFIMVNHWEGVGFMVAAKSVFRFSDLAQAKQRKLTEYVLIGTLLSFGLAVLTGIIIK
- a CDS encoding SatD family protein, yielding MIAVITGDIINSQHADTEVWITRLKNLLERWGSAPGTWEIYRGDEFQFKCNIDDVFWRFLAIKSLIKSLENLDVRMAIGIGEESFSSEKITESNGTAYVHSGRLLNDLKNDGHTVAIKTSSDPVDRDLNILLKWSSKDFDNWTMATAEIIHEMIMNQDITQEDLAKRFAISQSSVSQRLKRANYELIVETNQYFRKKISEL